The DNA window CCGTTCAATGCGGAGGTGTAGACGATCGGGAAATCCAGCTGCTCGTCGGTTGCGCCGAGCTTGTCGAACAGGTCGAACACCTGGTCGATCACCCAGTCCGGGCGTGCGCCGGGACGGTCGATCTTGTTGACCACCACGATCGGCTTGAAGCCCATCGCGAAGGCCTTCTGGGTCACGAAGCGTGTCTGCGGCATCGGGCCGTCCATCGCATCGACCAAAATCAGTACCGAGTCCACCATCGACAGCACGCGCTCGACTTCGCCACCGAAGTCGGCGTGTCCGGGGGTATCGACGATGTTGATGCGGTTGCCGTTCCAGGTGATGGCCGTGTTCTTGGCCAGGATCGTGATGCCACGTTCCTTTTCCTGATCGTTGCTGTCCATCACGCGCTCAGCCAACACGGTGCGTTCGGACAGGGTGCCGGACTGCTTCAGCAGGCAGTCGACGAGGGTGGTCTTGCCGTGGTCGACGTGCGCGACGATGGCGATATTGCGGAGTTTTTCGATGGACATGCGGAAAGGGCCCCTGTCTGGCGCCAGTCTTGAGATGAGGTAAGCGCGGCATTATAGCGGTTTCGTTGTCACGCCGTTGCGGCCGCCTGCAGGGCGGTTCAAATCGCCCATTCAGCTTGCTGTGCGACCCCCACAATGGTCGCAGCCTGCATGGCCGCTTGCGCGCTGGGGTGTATTCTAGTGGGCTGTCATATACCCTGAAACCTGCAAGGATTTCCATGTCCCTGATTGCCCATTTCGACACCGCCCGAGGCCCGATTGCTGTCGAGCTGTTCGCCGACAAGGCCCCGCTGACCGTTGCCAACTTCGTCAATCTGGTCCAGCGCGGGTTCTATGACGGCTTGAGCTTCCACCGCGTCATCGCCGACTTCATGATCCAGGGCGGCTGCCCTGAGGGATCCGGTCGCGGCGGCCCTGGCTACCGCTTCGAGGACGAAGCCAACAACGGTGTCGGTCACGAGCGCGGCGTGCTGTCCATGGCCAATGCCGGTCCGAACACCAATGGCAGCCAGTTTTTCATCACCCACACCGCTACCTCGTGGCTGGATGGCAAGCACACTGTGTTCGGCAAGGTCAGTCAGGGCCTGGACGTGGTCGATGCCGTCGCCCAGGGCGATGTCATCAACAAGGTGACCATCGAAGGCGATACCGAAGCGGTGCTGGCCGCCAAGGCCGACCGCGTCGCGGAGTGGAACAAGATCCTCGCCGCCTGATGTCGTTACCCGAACGGCCGCCTTGTGCGGCCGTTCGCTTGTCAACGCGCGCCGCCAGGCTGTGTGGCCCCGCCGGCGTGCACCCCAACAACTTTGTTAGCAGAGGAAACTTCCAATGAAAGCACCCGTTCGTGTTGCTGTGACCGGCGCTGCCGGCCAGATCGGCTATGCCCTGTTGTTCCGCATCGCCTCCGGCGAAATGCTGGGCAAGGATCAGCCGGTGATCTTGCAATTGCTGGAACTGTCCAGTGAAAAGGCACAGGCTGCGCTCAAGGGCGTGATCATGGAACTGGAAGACTGCGCCTTCCCGCTGCTGGCTGGCGTGGTCGGCACCGACGACGCCGACGTGGCATTCAAGGACATCGACGTCGCCCTGCTGGTCGGCGCGCGTCCGCGCGGCCCGGGTATGGAGCGCAAGGACCTGTTGCTGGAGAACGCCAAGATCTTCACCGCGCAGGGCGCAGCCCTGAACAAGGTCGCCAAGCGCGACGTCAAGGTGCTGGTGGTCGGCAACCCGGCCAACACCAATGCCTACATTGCGATGAAGTCCGCGCCGGATCTGAACCCGAAGAACTTCACCGCCATGCTGCGTCTGGATCACAACCGCGCGTTGAGCCAGCTGTCGCAAAAGCTCGGCAAGCCGGTCGGCGGCATCGAGAAGCTGGTGGTGTGGGGCAACCACAGCCCGACCATGTACCCGGACTACCGTTTCGCGACCGCCGATGGCGCGTCCATCGGCGCGGCGATCAACGATCAGGAATGGAATGCTTCCACCTTCATCCCGACCGTGGGCAAGCGCGGCGCGGCGATCATCGAAGCGCGCGGTCTGTCCTCGGCAGCGTCGGCCGCCAATGCCGCCATCGATCACGTGCGTGATTGGGTATTGGGCAGTAACGGCAAGTGGGTGACCATGGGCGTGCCGTCCGACGGCTCCTATGGCATTCCGGAAGGCGTGATCTTCGGTTTCCCGGTGACCACCGCCAACGGCGAGTACACCCTGGTCAAGGATCTGCCGATCGACGACTTCAGCCAGAAATACATCGACAAGACCCTGGCCGAGCTGGAAGAAGAGCGCAGTGGCGTGTCGCATCTGTTGGGCTGATCGATCGCGTAAGTAGATAAAAAACGCCGGGTAATGCCTGGCGTTCTGCGTTATGGCACTGGAGAACAACCCGATGTTGCCTGCGGTTTGGCGGCCACGTGCCGATGTTGCCACGGCGCTTGCAATGGGTTGCGCAGAGCCGATGTAGCACCAGGTCATCGCGCGCCCAAGCGGGTGCCGATGCACGCGCGGTCGCAAACCCGATGATGCCGTGCGTTTGCATAGGAACGGCAAGTGCGCTGCCGGTCGAGGTCAGCGCGTCGGGCGTTTGGCTGCCCTGCGCTGCTCGATCAGGCCGCATTGCCGATCACGCAGTTCCCCGTTGCAGATGTCGTGTCGGACCAGCGTGTCTCAGGGATGCGCTGCACCTGCGGTCATGCTCGCGTGTCGCCGCAGCGTTGGCTTCATCTATCGAGACCGGCTTTCGTCATGGGTGACCCATGGCGCATGCGCTGGCAAGAACATGCTGGCCATCGAATGGCTTGGATAAAGGATGCACCTGTGGGCGGATTTCGTAGCATTGGAAATACACGCGGATCGAGCGCTTCTAATCATCTGGAACGAGGCGAAAGCTCGGGTGCATCGACGAGTGGCGCGCCGGCGCAACAATTCGATACGCAGGATGAGCCGGCGGCAGGGATTCTCGGCAATTTGCCACCGCGCGGCGAAGGGCAGCAGCGCAGGCAACACGAGGTTGTACCAATGGACAACGCCCGGCTACGACAGCCACAGCGGCCAGCACATGCGCAGCCGCGACAGCCTCAGCGGGCAGCGCGTGCGCAGCTGCGACCGGGTGCAGCAAGCAGCGGCCCGCGTGTGGCGCATCACGCTGCCTCGCGTAAATTCCAATTCAAGGCATCCGACTATTGGGCGTGCACCAGCGCAAAGATGCTCAACGCCAAGAAAGGCGGCGAATGGGACTGTTGCGCGGCGATTGCCGATGAGATCTGCAACCAGTCGAGCCAGATGTGGTTCCATGTGTCCTGGATCGGCCTTTCCACCATGGCCACTTCGCTCAGCCAATATCCCCAGTTTCGGCTCTCCAAACCGGGATATGTCTATCGCCAGGCGTTGAGCCGGATCGGCCAATGCCTGGCCGATGGTCATCGCGATACGCACGTCAATCCGCTAAGTATGGCCAATCTGGCCAATGCATTGTCCAAGTGCGTGGATCTTCCCAACCCACACGACGATGCGGGCCTTGCAACGCAGATCGCGCAGTGCACGGCTGGGTTGGAGCGTATCGCCAATGAGATCAACCTGATTGCCGCGCACGTGCGCCGCGAGAATAACGAAGAACCGCGTTTGCAAGATTTTGGTGCATATGAACTTACGCAGATCTGCAACGGCTTGTCCAAGGTGTTGAGCAAGGACTTGCAGACGGCAGCGGCAGCGGGCGAGGCAATGGGTGTGATTGCGCGGGCGATCGTGCTGCGCGGAATATCGGCCGAGGGATTGTCGAAGTTGCACCCGAAGGATTTGGCAATTCTGGCTGCCGGGCTGGGGCGGCTGGTCGCCGAATCCGACAGCAGGCGCAGCGAGGTCGAGCGGGCGGGCGACGCGGGGCAGCGGCTGCGCTGGGCAGGCGCCAGCGAGGATGCACGCGCCGCGTTGGCGGAACTGGGGCAAGAACTGGCGCAGCGGGTGCAGATGCGCGGCGGGTTGTCGAAATTCAATGCCCAGGATCTGGCGATGCTGGCCAACGGGATCGGCAAGGTTGCCGGGGATGCCGACGTGCCCGGATTGAGTGCGGTGGGCGGCGAAATGGCGCGGCGCGGCAGCATACCGGCAGGGTTTGACGACTTCACCATTCAGGGCTTGGCAATGGTCGCGAACGGTCTTTCCAGGCCACCCACCAGCGGCCGCAATATCGCTCCCGGCCTGGTCGCGGTGGGTGGGGCGGTGGTGCAGCGCGCGAAAAATCCGCGATGGGCGCAGGACGTCCAGGAGCAACAGTTGGCGATGCTGGCCAATGGACTGGGCAAGGTGGCGCAGGACCAGGCCAGTGCGGCTGCATTGGCGGCCGTGGGTGAGGAAATCGCCCGGCGGCTGGTGG is part of the Xanthomonas fragariae genome and encodes:
- a CDS encoding peptidylprolyl isomerase — translated: MSLIAHFDTARGPIAVELFADKAPLTVANFVNLVQRGFYDGLSFHRVIADFMIQGGCPEGSGRGGPGYRFEDEANNGVGHERGVLSMANAGPNTNGSQFFITHTATSWLDGKHTVFGKVSQGLDVVDAVAQGDVINKVTIEGDTEAVLAAKADRVAEWNKILAA
- a CDS encoding malate dehydrogenase, yielding MKAPVRVAVTGAAGQIGYALLFRIASGEMLGKDQPVILQLLELSSEKAQAALKGVIMELEDCAFPLLAGVVGTDDADVAFKDIDVALLVGARPRGPGMERKDLLLENAKIFTAQGAALNKVAKRDVKVLVVGNPANTNAYIAMKSAPDLNPKNFTAMLRLDHNRALSQLSQKLGKPVGGIEKLVVWGNHSPTMYPDYRFATADGASIGAAINDQEWNASTFIPTVGKRGAAIIEARGLSSAASAANAAIDHVRDWVLGSNGKWVTMGVPSDGSYGIPEGVIFGFPVTTANGEYTLVKDLPIDDFSQKYIDKTLAELEEERSGVSHLLG